The Neovison vison isolate M4711 chromosome 10, ASM_NN_V1, whole genome shotgun sequence genome has a segment encoding these proteins:
- the HAX1 gene encoding HCLS1-associated protein X-1 isoform X2 has translation MSLFDLFRGFFGLSGPRSHRDPFFGGLTRDEDEDDEDEEEEAPWGGGSSGFEGPQPPEEFGFGFSFSPGGGMRFHDSFGFDDLIRDFNNLFSDMGTWTLPPRLPELPGPGPESETPGERRREGQTLRDSMLKYPDSPRPRISGGASESDARGEAPKPAPDWGSQRPLGVFDDMWPMTPRSRAREDNDLDSQVSQEGLGPVLQPQPKSYFKSVSVTKITKPDGTVEERRTVVDSEGRTETTVTHQEGDGRPRDDRESPNPAALDGAYSILDLFLGRWFRSR, from the exons ATGAGCCTCTTTGATCTCTTTCGGGGCTTTTTCGGCCTTTCTGGACCTCGGAG CCACAGAGACCCGTTTTTCGGAGGCTTGACTCGAGATGAAGACGAGGACGACGAGGACGAGGAGGAAGAAGCCCCGTGGGGCGGTGGGAGCTCCGGGTTCGAGGGCCCCCAGCCCCCCGAGGAGTTTGGCTTCGGCTTCAGCTTCAGCCCAGGAGGAGGGATGCGTTTCCATGATAGCTTCGGCTTTGACGACCTAATTCGGGATTTCAATAACCTCTTCAGCGACATGGGGACCTGGACCTTGCCTCCCCGCCTCCCGG AGCTTCCAGGTCCTGGTCCCGAGTCCGAGACACCCGGTGAGAGACGACGGGAGGGACAGACTCTCCGGGACTCGATGCTCAAGTATCCAGATAGTCCGCGGCCCCGGATCTCTGGGGGCGCCTCGGAGAGTGACGCCAGAGGCGAAGCCCCCAAACCCGCACCGGACTGGGGCTCCCAGAGGCCTTTGGGTGTG TTTGATGATATGTGGCCTATGACCCCCCGTTCTAGAGCCAGAGAAGACAATG ATCTTGATTCCCAGGTTTCCCAGGAGGGCCTCGGCCCAGTTCTCCAGCCCCAGCCCAAATCCTATTTCAAGAGCGTCTCAGTGACCAAGATCACTAAGCCAGATGGG ACAGTAGAGGAGCGCCGGACCGTGGTGGACAGTGAGGGCCGGACAGAGACCACCGTAACCCATCAGGAAGGAGATGGCCGTCCCCGAGATG ATCGAGAATCACCAAACCCTGCAGCCCTGGATGGCGCCTATTCCATCCTGGATTTATTCCTAGGACGATGGTTCCGGTCCCGGTAG
- the HAX1 gene encoding HCLS1-associated protein X-1 isoform X1 encodes MGFAGVRSHRDPFFGGLTRDEDEDDEDEEEEAPWGGGSSGFEGPQPPEEFGFGFSFSPGGGMRFHDSFGFDDLIRDFNNLFSDMGTWTLPPRLPELPGPGPESETPGERRREGQTLRDSMLKYPDSPRPRISGGASESDARGEAPKPAPDWGSQRPLGVFDDMWPMTPRSRAREDNDLDSQVSQEGLGPVLQPQPKSYFKSVSVTKITKPDGTVEERRTVVDSEGRTETTVTHQEGDGRPRDDRESPNPAALDGAYSILDLFLGRWFRSR; translated from the exons ATGGGCTTCGCTGGGGTCCGCAG CCACAGAGACCCGTTTTTCGGAGGCTTGACTCGAGATGAAGACGAGGACGACGAGGACGAGGAGGAAGAAGCCCCGTGGGGCGGTGGGAGCTCCGGGTTCGAGGGCCCCCAGCCCCCCGAGGAGTTTGGCTTCGGCTTCAGCTTCAGCCCAGGAGGAGGGATGCGTTTCCATGATAGCTTCGGCTTTGACGACCTAATTCGGGATTTCAATAACCTCTTCAGCGACATGGGGACCTGGACCTTGCCTCCCCGCCTCCCGG AGCTTCCAGGTCCTGGTCCCGAGTCCGAGACACCCGGTGAGAGACGACGGGAGGGACAGACTCTCCGGGACTCGATGCTCAAGTATCCAGATAGTCCGCGGCCCCGGATCTCTGGGGGCGCCTCGGAGAGTGACGCCAGAGGCGAAGCCCCCAAACCCGCACCGGACTGGGGCTCCCAGAGGCCTTTGGGTGTG TTTGATGATATGTGGCCTATGACCCCCCGTTCTAGAGCCAGAGAAGACAATG ATCTTGATTCCCAGGTTTCCCAGGAGGGCCTCGGCCCAGTTCTCCAGCCCCAGCCCAAATCCTATTTCAAGAGCGTCTCAGTGACCAAGATCACTAAGCCAGATGGG ACAGTAGAGGAGCGCCGGACCGTGGTGGACAGTGAGGGCCGGACAGAGACCACCGTAACCCATCAGGAAGGAGATGGCCGTCCCCGAGATG ATCGAGAATCACCAAACCCTGCAGCCCTGGATGGCGCCTATTCCATCCTGGATTTATTCCTAGGACGATGGTTCCGGTCCCGGTAG
- the AQP10 gene encoding aquaporin-10 yields the protein MAYGWPLARVKGCLRLRSQLGRQCLAEFLGVFVLMLLTQGAVAQAVTSGESKGNFFTMFLAGSLAVTVAIYVSGNVSGAHLNPAFSLAMCLLGRLPWAKLPIYCLVQLLSAFCASGATYAVYYDALQNYTGGNLTVTGPKETASIFATYPAPYLSLNNGFLDQVLGTGILIVGILAITDTRNKGVPAGLEPVAVGLLILAIGLSLGVNCGFPLNPARDLGPRLFTYVAGWGPEVFSAGNGWWWVPVVAPLVGAALGTATYQLLVALHHPEESEPAQDLELARRKASGLETSAPARRPQL from the exons ATGGCCTACGGCTGGCCCCTGGCCCGAGTCAAAGGCTGCCTCCGGCTCCGCAGCCAGCTGGGCCGACAGTGCCTGGCGGAGTTTCTGGGTGTGTTTGTGCTCATG CTCCTCACCCAGGGGGCTGTGGCCCAGGCCGTCACCAGCGGAGAAAGCAAAGGCAACTTCTTCACCATGTTTCTGGCCGGCTCCCTGGCCGTGACGGTAGCCATCTACGTGAGCGGTAACGTTTCAG GGGCCCACCTGAATCCGGCCTTCTCCCTGGCCATGTGCCTCCTGGGACGTCTGCCATGGGCCAAGCTCCCCATTTACTGCCTGGTGCAGCTTCTGTCGGCCTTCTGCGCCTCCGGAGCCACCTATGCGGTCTACTATG ATGCCCTCCAGAATTATACAGGTGGGAACCTGACAGTGACTGGCCCCAAGGAAACGGCCTCCATCTTTGCCACCTACCCTGCCCCTTATCTGTCCCTGAACAATGGCTTCCTGGATCAG GTTCTGGGCACAGGAATCCTTATTGTGGGGATCTTGGCCATCACGGACACACGGAACAAGGGAGTGCCTGCGGGTCTGGAGCCTGTGGCTGTGGGGCTGCTGATCCTAGCCATCGGGCTATCCCTGGGTGTCAACTGTGGGTTCCCACTCAACCCtgcccgcgacctgggcccacggCTTTTCACCTATGTGGCTGGCTGGGGTCCTGAAGTCTTCAG TGCCGGGAATGGCTGGTGGTGGGTGCCTGTGGTGGCCCCTCTGGTGGGGGCTGCGCTTGGCACAGCCACGTACCAGCTGCTGGTGGCCCTCCACCACCCCGAGGAGTCAGAGCCAGCTCAGGATCTAGAGCTCGCGCGACGGAAAGCCTCAGGCTTGGAGACATCTGCCCCAGCTCGGCGGCCGCAGCTGTGA